From the Planctomycetota bacterium genome, the window CTCCACGGCGGTGCTCCTAGCCGAAGCGCGCGGCCTGGAGGCGGGACTCGACACGCTCCTGACCGCCCTGCCCCGGGGCGCCAACATCCTGGTTGAGGGCAACGCCTTTCTCTGGGCCCGCCGTGCAGACCTCGCCGTGATGGTCATCGGGCCTGGGCCGTCCGGCAAGGGCCTGGCCCCGGGGGTTCTTCGAGTTTCCCCAGGCCCTCGTGCGAATGGGGTTCCGGGGCGGCGTGACGAATCAGGCTGACTTTCACCACGTCAACCCGCGCGCGAGGGACCACTTGGGGAACCGCGCGCTTCTCGACGCCCTGCACCATCACATTCAGCGTCTCGGCCTTTGGCGCGAATCTGATGCTTTCCTTCGCCGCATCGGTTTCGACACCCCTGACGAGGGTGGCCGCGATGGCTAAACCGTGGACGATCCGCCCGCCGGCGCCCGAGGCCGACCTGCTGGCCCGGGACCTCGGCGTCCCGCCTCTCGTGGCGGCGGTCCTCGCAAATCGCAACCTCGCGGACCCCAAGGCCGCGCGGGAGTTTCTCGCCCCCGACCTTTCGCAACTTCATCCTCCGGAGGCGGAGCCCGCGCTGCTGGCGGCCGCCGACCGTCTCGCCCAAGCCGCCCGCGACGGCGAGCCCATCGTCATCTACGGCGACTACGACGCCGACGGCATTACGGCCTCGGCAATCCTCTGGCACGCGCTGCGCCTGGCCGACGCCAACGTCCGCGTTTACATCCCGCACCGTCTCGAAGAAGGCTACGGGCTGAACGGCGAGGCCATCGAGCGCCTCGCCGCCGAGGGCGCCCGCGTCCTCGTGACCGTGGACTGCGGCATCACGAGCGCCGACGAGGTGGCAAAGGCCAAGGGCCTCGGCCTCGACACCATCATCACCGACCATCACGAGCCGGACCCCGGCCGCGTCCCGGAGGCGCTCGTCGTGGTGGACCCGAAACTGCCCGGGTCGGTTTACCCGTTTCGGGAACTTTCGGGTGCGGGGCTGGCGCTGAAACTGGCGTGGGCGCTCGGCCAGCGCCTGAGCCGGCGCGACCGGGTGAGCGACGAGTTCCGCGCGTTTCTCATCGCCGCGACGGGTCTGGCGGCCCTCGGCACCATCGCCGACGTCGTGCCTCTGATCGGGGAAAACCACGTCCTGGCGAGTTTCGGTCTGCGGGCACTGGCCGCCAGCCGACTGCCGGGAATCGCCGCCCTCCTCCAGGTCGCCGGGCTCGAGGACAAGCGCCTCGATGCCGGGCACGTCGGTTTCATGCTGGCCCCGCGCCTGAATGCCGCTGGCCGGATGGGCAGCGCCGCCGAGGCCGTCGAACTCCTGACCACGGCGGGGCCCGAGGCCGCCCTGGCGATTGCCCAGGGGCTCGACCGCCTGAATCGGCAGCGCCAGGAAACCGAAAAGGGAATCCTCGACCAGGCCGAGGCCCAGATCGCCGAGACCTTCGCGCCCGAGCGCGACGCGGCGATCGTCCTGGCGGCCGAGGGCTGGCACGCTGGCGTCATCGGCATCGTCGCCTCGCGCCTCGTGGAACGGTACTGGCGGCCGACGGTCCTCATCGCCGTGGACGGCCCGGACGCCCAAGGCTCCGGCCGCAGCATCCCCCGGTTCAACCTG encodes:
- the recJ gene encoding single-stranded-DNA-specific exonuclease RecJ, which translates into the protein MAKPWTIRPPAPEADLLARDLGVPPLVAAVLANRNLADPKAAREFLAPDLSQLHPPEAEPALLAAADRLAQAARDGEPIVIYGDYDADGITASAILWHALRLADANVRVYIPHRLEEGYGLNGEAIERLAAEGARVLVTVDCGITSADEVAKAKGLGLDTIITDHHEPDPGRVPEALVVVDPKLPGSVYPFRELSGAGLALKLAWALGQRLSRRDRVSDEFRAFLIAATGLAALGTIADVVPLIGENHVLASFGLRALAASRLPGIAALLQVAGLEDKRLDAGHVGFMLAPRLNAAGRMGSAAEAVELLTTAGPEAALAIAQGLDRLNRQRQETEKGILDQAEAQIAETFAPERDAAIVLAAEGWHAGVIGIVASRLVERYWRPTVLIAVDGPDAQGSGRSIPRFNLFEGIAACATHLRTFGGHAMAAGLQLAAADVPAFREAFLAWARERLTPDDLAPQVLVDAEADLADLDLATARTLERFGPFGSGNPRPVFAAKHLRLVGSARRLGRRGSHLEMHLTQAGRARRVLGWNMGDLVDALTRAGSCGVAFTCHVSDFHGSPEVELHLKDVWIGSYGNTDATKEFA